The following proteins are encoded in a genomic region of Actinomadura sp. NAK00032:
- a CDS encoding serine hydrolase, with protein MTSLQERLQAAADDLMASGAEVGLQVAVIHNGRTVADVVAGRATPRHAVTPDTLFYAASTAKGMASAVAHVLVERGELTYDMRLADVWPEFAAHGKGETTLRHVLLHTAGVPAPPYDTTVADLCDWDHMCAVLAASEPWWEPGTRFGYHAQTFGFLLGETVRRATGRTLTWWLHEAVTRPLHVEDDVHFGVPAAHLPRVAHQEPPAEPPAEPDPDDQSLPPGIRPGAAYANRPDVLTSDIPSAGTMTARGAARVYAGLLGHADGVDLVSPARLTDMAAVHVDGMDQVMNTPATWAFGFSDYRPARPRPGSTFGMPGMNGSAAYADIGTGVAVAVMRNRFTPDLTALTHIDHIIRDTFDRSE; from the coding sequence ATGACGTCCCTCCAGGAGCGCCTCCAGGCCGCGGCCGATGACCTGATGGCGTCCGGTGCCGAGGTGGGCCTACAGGTCGCGGTCATCCATAACGGACGTACTGTCGCCGACGTGGTCGCCGGCAGGGCCACCCCTAGGCACGCGGTAACGCCCGACACGCTCTTCTACGCCGCCTCTACGGCCAAGGGCATGGCGTCCGCGGTGGCTCACGTGCTCGTAGAACGAGGCGAACTCACCTACGACATGCGTCTGGCCGACGTCTGGCCGGAGTTCGCCGCCCACGGCAAGGGCGAGACGACGCTCCGCCACGTCCTGCTGCACACCGCAGGCGTGCCCGCGCCCCCGTACGACACCACGGTCGCGGACCTGTGCGACTGGGACCACATGTGCGCGGTGCTCGCCGCGTCCGAACCCTGGTGGGAGCCGGGCACCCGCTTCGGCTACCACGCGCAGACGTTCGGGTTCCTGCTCGGCGAGACCGTACGCCGCGCCACCGGACGCACCCTCACGTGGTGGCTGCACGAGGCCGTCACGCGGCCGCTCCACGTCGAGGACGACGTGCACTTCGGAGTCCCCGCCGCGCACCTGCCCCGCGTCGCCCACCAGGAACCGCCGGCGGAACCGCCAGCCGAGCCGGATCCGGACGACCAGTCCCTCCCACCGGGGATCAGACCCGGCGCCGCATACGCCAACCGCCCGGACGTGCTCACCTCGGACATCCCGTCCGCCGGCACGATGACGGCCCGTGGGGCGGCCCGCGTCTACGCCGGCCTCCTGGGCCACGCCGACGGCGTCGACCTGGTCTCCCCCGCCCGCCTGACCGACATGGCGGCCGTCCACGTCGACGGCATGGACCAGGTCATGAACACGCCGGCGACCTGGGCGTTCGGGTTCAGCGACTACCGTCCCGCCCGCCCCCGCCCCGGATCGACGTTCGGCATGCCGGGCATGAACGGCTCGGCCGCCTACGCCGACATCGGCACGGGCGTGGCCGTCGCGGTGATGCGCAACCGCTTCACCCCCGACCTGACGGCGCTGACGCACATCGACCACATCATCCGCGACACCTTCGATCGGAGCGAGTGA
- a CDS encoding pyridoxamine 5'-phosphate oxidase family protein, giving the protein MQDPTPHLDERFSDPAAQATPWATVRKALETAQLFWITTVRADGRPHVTPLVAVWLDDALHFGTGPEEQKAVNLSHNPQVVLTTGCNDWTQGLDVMVEGEARRVTDRPTLERLAAVWATKWTGQWQYQVADTGFVHNGGEALVLAVKPTKILAFTKGTFTQTRYAP; this is encoded by the coding sequence ATGCAGGATCCGACGCCCCACCTCGACGAACGCTTCAGCGACCCCGCCGCCCAGGCGACCCCCTGGGCCACCGTCCGCAAGGCCCTCGAAACCGCGCAGCTCTTCTGGATCACGACCGTCCGCGCCGACGGCCGCCCGCACGTGACGCCCCTGGTGGCGGTCTGGCTCGACGACGCCCTCCACTTCGGCACGGGCCCGGAGGAGCAGAAGGCGGTGAACCTCTCGCACAACCCCCAGGTCGTCCTCACCACCGGCTGCAACGACTGGACGCAGGGCCTCGACGTCATGGTCGAAGGCGAGGCCCGGCGCGTCACCGACCGTCCCACCCTCGAACGCCTCGCCGCCGTCTGGGCCACCAAGTGGACCGGCCAGTGGCAGTACCAGGTGGCCGACACCGGGTTCGTCCACAACGGCGGCGAGGCCCTCGTCCTGGCCGTGAAGCCGACCAAGATCCTCGCCTTCACCAAGGGCACCTTCACCCAGACCCGCTACGCCCCCTGA
- a CDS encoding alpha/beta fold hydrolase, producing MKLISKSSGLLVAGLAAVVAGGLVAVPTGRAGTMQKASAECVPVSGAVCGTVRVPLVRARPGLGDITVAYALIKHRDTGRPAKGTVTINPGGPGDSAIASASAYARMFGGLLKDHDLLLVDPRGVNRSDPVGCGALGSLPATREAFVRAVGECGQRLGAAARGYTSAETADDIDAVRAELGIERLDLLGESYGTYLMTVYAKRHPERVRSVVLSSAYPLAVDMWGRPNVRAARRALRLVCERSAGACDGDQVLRDTARLARRLRTRPVPYTLGGQRRRIDDTALASIVYGLAKTAPAGIGDVPAMVRGALRSDNTLLIEAAQKTAPLSGSSLRQDDPQPFNPELAATVVCNDYPTLWNRTAALPARLRQFAARRAALPERDYWPFGKRAWTSMSYDQGNTCVRWPDRHGTGQPTGGPFPDVPVLVTSGDLDANTPTETGRQAARQFRRAAVVEVPNVGHVPEHEPSGCVAAVQTGFIRDLRVPDTSCLADIPPAPVRDGQGA from the coding sequence ATGAAGTTGATCTCCAAGAGCAGCGGCCTGCTGGTGGCCGGGCTCGCCGCGGTGGTGGCGGGCGGGTTGGTCGCCGTGCCGACGGGACGTGCCGGGACGATGCAGAAGGCGTCGGCCGAGTGCGTTCCCGTGTCGGGTGCGGTGTGCGGGACGGTGCGGGTGCCCCTGGTGCGGGCCCGTCCCGGCCTGGGGGACATCACCGTGGCCTACGCGTTGATCAAGCACCGAGATACGGGTCGGCCCGCCAAGGGGACCGTGACGATCAACCCCGGCGGCCCCGGCGACTCCGCGATCGCGTCCGCCTCCGCGTATGCCCGGATGTTCGGCGGTCTGCTGAAGGACCATGACCTGCTGCTCGTCGATCCGCGCGGGGTCAACCGCTCCGATCCGGTCGGCTGCGGCGCACTCGGTTCGCTGCCCGCGACACGTGAGGCGTTCGTGCGGGCGGTCGGCGAGTGCGGGCAGAGGCTGGGCGCTGCGGCGCGCGGCTACACCTCGGCCGAGACCGCCGATGACATCGACGCCGTCCGGGCCGAGCTGGGAATCGAGCGGCTGGACCTGCTCGGGGAGTCCTACGGCACCTACCTGATGACGGTCTACGCGAAACGGCACCCCGAGCGGGTGCGCTCGGTCGTGCTCTCCAGCGCCTACCCGCTCGCCGTGGACATGTGGGGACGTCCCAACGTGCGGGCCGCGCGCCGGGCGCTGCGACTGGTCTGCGAACGCAGTGCCGGCGCCTGCGACGGCGACCAGGTGCTTCGCGACACCGCGCGGCTCGCCCGGCGGCTGCGAACCCGTCCCGTCCCCTACACGCTGGGCGGGCAGCGGCGGCGGATCGACGACACCGCGCTGGCCTCCATCGTCTACGGGCTGGCCAAAACGGCACCCGCGGGCATCGGCGACGTCCCCGCGATGGTCCGCGGCGCGCTGCGCTCCGACAACACGTTGCTGATCGAGGCCGCCCAGAAGACGGCCCCGCTGAGCGGGTCCTCACTGCGTCAGGACGACCCCCAGCCCTTCAACCCCGAACTGGCCGCGACCGTGGTCTGCAACGACTACCCGACGCTGTGGAACCGCACAGCGGCGCTCCCGGCCCGGCTCCGGCAGTTCGCGGCCCGACGTGCCGCACTGCCCGAGCGGGACTACTGGCCGTTCGGCAAGCGGGCCTGGACCAGCATGAGCTACGACCAGGGCAACACCTGCGTCCGCTGGCCCGACCGCCACGGCACGGGCCAGCCGACCGGCGGGCCGTTCCCCGACGTCCCCGTCCTGGTGACCTCCGGCGACCTGGACGCCAACACTCCGACCGAGACGGGCCGGCAGGCCGCGCGCCAGTTCCGCCGCGCCGCGGTCGTGGAGGTGCCCAACGTCGGCCACGTGCCCGAACACGAGCCCAGCGGCTGCGTGGCCGCCGTCCAGACGGGATTCATCCGCGACCTGCGCGTTCCCGACACCTCCTGCCTGGCCGATATTCCTCCCGCCCCAGTACGCGACGGTCAGGGGGCGTAG
- a CDS encoding methyltransferase domain-containing protein, with amino-acid sequence MDQPNTAQRPDPDHVRTEHDQEEAVRRELEGYYRAGKPPWDTEVTPPELVALVEGDSALPPGRALELGCGTGTNATYLARHGWDVVAVDLIDRAVDQARAKAAATGAAVRVLCGDATRLDDLDVPGPYDLFFDLSCYCGIPPHRRDAYAAGLTHRAAPGARLLMFGYGPEAFDDPISGVTAEELRTRFAGWDLVDTTPGTNPVPTFWFTLRHHETAPNGFE; translated from the coding sequence ATGGACCAGCCGAACACCGCTCAGCGACCGGACCCGGACCATGTCCGCACGGAGCACGACCAAGAGGAGGCCGTCCGCCGCGAACTGGAGGGCTACTACCGGGCCGGCAAGCCGCCGTGGGACACCGAAGTGACGCCGCCGGAGCTGGTCGCCCTGGTGGAGGGGGACAGCGCGCTGCCACCCGGCCGCGCCCTCGAACTCGGCTGCGGCACCGGGACCAACGCCACATATCTCGCCCGGCACGGCTGGGACGTCGTTGCCGTCGATCTGATCGACCGGGCCGTCGACCAGGCCCGCGCCAAGGCCGCCGCGACCGGGGCGGCGGTACGGGTGCTGTGCGGGGACGCCACCCGGCTCGATGACCTGGACGTCCCCGGCCCCTACGACCTGTTCTTCGACCTGAGCTGCTACTGCGGCATCCCGCCGCACCGCCGCGACGCCTACGCCGCCGGACTCACCCACCGCGCCGCCCCCGGCGCACGGCTGCTGATGTTCGGGTACGGCCCCGAGGCGTTCGACGACCCGATCTCCGGCGTCACCGCCGAGGAGTTGCGCACCAGGTTCGCCGGCTGGGACCTGGTCGACACCACACCCGGTACGAATCCGGTGCCCACCTTCTGGTTCACACTGCGCCACCACGAAACCGCCCCAAACGGGTTCGAGTGA
- a CDS encoding TetR/AcrR family transcriptional regulator, which produces MDTVKRPDKRAERSRRTREKVIQAARELFLAQGYGATSLQEIADRGGVAVQTIYFVFGNKRTLFKDVVDSSIAGDTEPVATMDREWFRAACAAPTAAGQLRAHVRGTREILGRVAPIMPLIAAAAATDPQIAAQWPDGPDPRFTVQHAAAEALTGKPDARPDVSVATAADLLFGLLSPQLYLLFVQDRGWSPDEWEEWACATLTTQLCTNAPATGPDSRS; this is translated from the coding sequence ATGGACACCGTCAAGCGGCCGGACAAGCGGGCCGAGCGCTCACGCCGCACCCGCGAGAAAGTCATCCAGGCGGCGCGGGAGCTGTTCCTCGCCCAGGGCTACGGGGCGACGAGCCTGCAGGAGATCGCCGACCGGGGCGGCGTGGCCGTGCAGACGATCTACTTCGTCTTCGGCAACAAGCGCACGCTGTTCAAGGACGTCGTCGACTCGTCCATCGCCGGTGACACCGAACCGGTGGCCACCATGGACCGGGAGTGGTTCCGCGCCGCCTGCGCCGCGCCCACCGCGGCCGGCCAGCTGCGCGCGCACGTCCGCGGCACCCGCGAGATCCTGGGCCGGGTGGCCCCGATCATGCCGCTGATCGCGGCCGCGGCGGCCACCGACCCGCAGATCGCCGCGCAATGGCCCGACGGCCCCGATCCGCGCTTCACCGTGCAGCACGCCGCGGCCGAGGCGCTGACCGGCAAGCCCGACGCCCGTCCCGACGTCTCCGTGGCGACGGCCGCCGACCTGCTGTTCGGGCTGCTCAGCCCACAGCTGTACCTGCTCTTCGTCCAGGACCGCGGCTGGTCACCGGACGAGTGGGAAGAGTGGGCCTGCGCCACCCTGACCACCCAACTCTGCACCAACGCCCCTGCGACAGGCCCGGACAGCCGCAGCTAG